In Anaerolineae bacterium, the genomic stretch CGGCCATGTGGCTGATCGAGGTCGGAGAATACGAAGAGGCCGCCAAACTGTACCACGAGACCAGTTCCATGCCCGAAGTGTGCAGCCGGGTTTGCCCCCAGGAAGTGCTCTGTGAAGGGTCTTGCGTGCGCAACCACAACGACGAGCCGGTGCTTACGGGCATTCTGGAACGCTTCGCCGTGGATTACTACCGCGAGCAGCGGGACGGCAAAGTGGATGTGCCGGTTGGCGAGCCCACCGGCAAGCGCGTGGCCGTGGTCGGGGCGGGGCCAGCGGGTCTTTCCTGCGCCGAGCAGTTGCGCCGCATGGGGCACGAGGTGACCATTTTCGAAGCCAAACCCGGCCCCGGCGGCCTTTTGGTCTATGGCATTCCCAACTTCAAACTCCCCAAAGAGGTGGTCTTTGCCCGCGTGGACGACCTCAAGCGCGCCGGGGTGGAGTTCGTATTCAACACCACCATTGGCAAAGACAAGACCATCGACGACCTGTTCAACGAGGGCTTCGATGCTATGTTCATCGGCGTGGGCGCCAACATCGACGCCCAAATGAAAGCCGAGGGGGTGAAGACCCCCGGCGTGTACAACGCCAGCGAATACCTCATCCTGGGCAATGTGCCCGAAGAACTGCGCCCACCGGGGCTGCCTGAACCGCCCGAGATCAAGGGCAAGCGGGTCATCGTGGTAGGCGGTGGCGACACGGCAGCCGACTGCTTGCGCACCTCCATCCGCTTAGGCGCCAAGGAAGCTATCTGCGTGTACCGCCGCTCCGAGGCCGAGATGCCCGGCGGCGAGAAAGACCGCAAATGGGCCAAAGAAGAGGGCGCGAAATACATGTTCCTCACCCAGCCCGTGCGCTTCATCCCCGGCGAGGATGGCCGCCTGAAAGCGGTGGAATGCATCAAGATGAAATTGGGCGAACCCGACGAAAGCGGCCGCCGCCGCCCCATCCCCATCGAAGGCTCCAACTTCCTCATCGAAGCAGATATCGCCGTCCTGGCCATCGGTTACTGGCCGGACCCCACCATCGGCGAAAGCACCCCTGGGCTGAACACCCATGACTGGGGGCTGATCACCGCCGACCCCAAGACCGGAGCCACCACCCGCGAGGGCGTGTTCGCCGGCGGCGATGCCGTCACCGGCCCCGACCTGGTGGTCACCGCCGTGGCCGCCGGCCGACGGGCAGCCAAGGGCATCGACTTCTATCTGCGCACCGGCAAGATGCCCACCGCCGAGGAACTCAACACCGACCCGGAGACGCTGGTGTTGGTCTAACTTCATCCCCTGCCCACCCAGACCTGCCGGCTTTGCCAGGAGCCCGGCAGGTCTTTTTCTTTCCTTTGACTCGTTCTCTTCTTCCTTTAACACCCCAAAAAAATTCATGGTATAATTCGCTCTGACGCCCGCCCGCCATTGCTCTCTGGGCGCGGCGTTTTCTATGTTGTCAGCCAGGTAACCCCACTCTTTCAGGAAAACCCACCCATGGAAGCGACTTCCACGAACCTTGGGCATGTTCAATCGGTCGACATCACCGAAGAGATGCGCTCGGCCTATCTGGACTACGCCATGAGCGTCATCGTGGCCCGGGCGCTGCCCGACGCTCGCGATGGCCTCAAACCGGTCCAGCGGCGCATCCTCTACGCCATGCACGACATGGGCCTGCGGGCCAACAGCGCCTACAAAAAATCGGCCCGTATCGTCGGCGAGGTGCTGGGCAAGTACCACCCCCATGGCGACCAGGCCGTGTACGAGGCCATGGTGCGCATGGCCCAGGACTTCTCCATGCGCTACCCCCTGGTAGACGGCCAGGGCAACTTCGGCTCCATCGACGGCGACGCCCCGGCGGCCATGCGCTACACCGAAGCCCGCCTCAGTCATCTGGCCGAGGAGATGCTGGCCGACCTGGACAAAGACACCGTGGACTTCATCGACAACTTCGACGGCTCCCTCCAGGAGCCGGTGGTGCTCCCCTCGCGCATCCCCAACCTGCTGATGAACGGCGCGTCGGGGATCGCCGTGGGCATGGCAACGAACATCCCGCCCCACAACCTGCGCGAACTGGTGGACGCCCTGGTCTACCTCATCGACCGCTGGGACAACCTGGATGAGGTGGGGGTAGACGACCTGATGGCCTTCGTCAAAGGCCCCGACTTCCCCACAGGGGGTATCATCGTGGGCGCCGACGCCATCAAGCAGGCCTACACCTCCGGCCGGGGCAAGATCACCGTGCGCGGCGTGGCCCGCATCGAAGAGGGCAAGGGCGGGCGCTATCGCATCGTCATCACGCAGATTCCCTATCAGGTCAACAAGGCCTCGCTCATCGAGCGCATCGCCCACCTGGTGCGCACCGGGCGCATCGACGCCATCAGCGACCTGCGCGACGAATCGGACCGCCGGGGGATGAGCATCGTCATCGAACTCAAACGCGGCACCCAACCCCGCAAGGTGCTCAACCAACTCTACAAGCACACGCCTTTGCAGACCACCTTCGGCGTGCAGATGCTGGCTCTGGTGGAGGGCGAACCGCGCCTGCTTTCGCTCAAGCGGGCCATGGTGGTGTACATCGAGCACCGCCGCGAGGTCATCCGTCGGCGCTCGGCTTACGAACTGGACAAGGCCCGCAAGCGCGCCCACATCCTCGAAGGCTACCTCATCGCCCTGGCCAACCTGGACGCGGTCATCGAAACCATCCGTCGCTCCCCCGACGCCGAGACGGCCAAAGAACGCCTGATGGAACGCTTCCACCTCACCGAGGTTCAGGCCCAGGCCATCCTGGACATGCCACTGCGCCGCTTGGCCGCCCTGGAACGCCAGAAAATCGAGGACGAATACCGCAGCACCCAGGAACGCATCGCTTACCTGGAAGACCTGTTGGCCCACCCCAAGAAGGTGCTTCAGGTCATCCGGGAGGACCTGCTCGATGTGGCGGAACGCTACGGGGACGAGCGACGCACCAAAATCGCGGCGCAGGCCACCGGCGAGATCCGGGAAGAAGATCTGGTGCAGGACGAACCCGTGCTCATCAGCCTGACGCAAAAGGGCTACATCAAGCGCGTGCCCACCCGCACCTTCCGCGCCCAGGGCCGGGGCGGACGCGGCGTGATGGGACACACCACCCGCGACGAAGACGAGGTGATCCTGCTGCTCCCGGCGCGCACGCTATACACCGTGCTCTTCTTCACCGACCGGGGCAAGGTGTACTCGGTCAAAGCCTACCAGATTCCCGAAGCCGGTCGCACGGGGAAAGGCGTGCCCATTGTCCATCTGCTGCCCCTGCTGCCCGGTGAGCAGGTGACCGCCGCCGTGCCCGTGCCCGATTTCGCGGCCGCCGAATACTGCTTCATGACCACCCGGCGAGGCCGCGTCAAACGGGTGCGGCTGGAGGAGTTCGCCGCAGTGCGCCCCTCCGGCCTGATCGCCATCACCCTGGCCGACGACGATGCCTTAGGCTGGGTGCGGCTGACCAAAGGCGACGACGAGATCATCCTGGTCACCGAGCGCGGTCAGGCGCTGCGCTTCCACGAAAGCGAGGTCCGGCCCATGAGCCGCCAGGCCGCCGGAGTGACCGGCATCCGCCTGCACCCGGGCGACGCCCTGGCAGCCATGGAGGTCGTCGAACCCAAAGGCGACCTGCTGGTGGTCACCGCCCAGGGGTACGGCAAACGCACCCCATTGAGCGAATACCCGCGCAAGAGTCGCGCCACAGGCGGTGTGCGCACCATCGATGTCCACGCGCTGGACAAAATCGGCCCCATCGTGGCCGCCCGGGTGGTTCAGGAAGCCGACGACCTCACCCTCATCTCGGCCAACGGCGTGGTGCTGCGCACCAAAGTCAGGCAGATCAAACGCGCCGGTCGGGCCACGCGCGGCGTGCGGTTGATGAACCTGCAATCCGGCGACGCGGTGGCATCGGTCGCCCGTCTGGCCGCTCATTTGTTGAACAACCGAACCAAAGGCCCTCAGGCCGCCTGAAAGCTCCCCCCATCATCAAACAACGCCGCCCAGGCAGGCCGGGCGGCGTTTTACATTCTCCCCTGGTTTACAAAGGCAACCAGATGCGCTGCGTGACGAGCAGGCACACCGTGCCCAGCAGGAACATGCTGAAGAAAAACATCAACGCCAGCACGAAGCGTTGCACCGGCGTCATGCCCAGGGCATCTTGAGGCTGGGGCTCTTCGCTCAACTCCGGCGCTGTGGTGTCGTCCTGGAAAGTTCCGGCATCCGCATTGCGAAAGTCATCCAACATCATCGGCCTCCTGCTCTAAGTGTAGCCATTTTTGACAAAAAGTCAACTGAAGTTCGCCCATCGGACGCCAAACCGCGCCCCGGCCACACGATCAAAGGGAAAGGCTTGTGACGCTCATTCAACCCCGTGGGGCCTACGCCTCCTCCGCTATGGGGCGCAGGTGAGTCACCGTATCCCGGAGCACGCGCACCGCGCCCGAAGGGAGCCGCAGGCGCAAGGCGCCCTGGGAAGTGAGCCCTTCCACCACACCCTGTACCCATTCGCCGCCGGGCAGAGTGGCTTGCACCGGCTGGCCGCGATAAGCCAGCCGCGCCTCCCAGGCCTCCAGAAAGGCCTTGGTGGGCACCCTGGTCCGCCAGGCCAGCAAGGTCTCCAAAACAAACCGCAAAAACGCCCAGCGCGCCACCGGTCGGCCCACGGCATCGGCCACACAACCCGCAGGGAAGTCGAGCCAGGCCTCTGGCGGCACCGCCTGCGGTGCAAGGTTCACGCCAATCCCTAAGGCCACCGCCCGAGGCCGGTCGCCCTGCCACAGCGTCTCGGCCAACACCCCCGCCACCTTGCGTCCCTCGAGGAGCACATCGTTGGGCCACTTGAGCCGCGGGCGCACCCCCCATTGCCTTTCCAGCGCCAGGGCCACGGCCAACCCGCCCCAGACCGCCCACCGGGACAGCGCAGGCACCTCGTCCGGCAAAGGGCGCAAGAGCACGGTGAAGGCCAGGGCCGCGCCGGGCGGCGTATACCACCGACGCCCCAACCGGCCCCGGCCCTGGGTTTGCTCGTCGGCCAACACCAGACAACCGTCAGGCGCCCCGGCTTCGGCCCAGGTCAGCGCCACAGCGTTGGTCGAGCCCACGGCGGGGAAGTACCACCAAGCGCTCAGCGGCAGGCCTCGCAACGCCCAACGCAGATCCTCCGGCGGCGGAAACGGCGGCATCTCTTGCATGGACCACATTGTACCAGGCAAGCGCCGTAGAGGCGAAGGGTGGGGAGAAAAGCACTCCCTCCACCTCCCCCATGGTAGAATTCCCCCCATGAAACGCGGACATCTCCTGCTTGGCGTCGCCATCAGCGCGGGGTTCCTCTACCTGGCCCTGCGCGGCCTTCATCTGGACGAAGTGCTCGCTGCGCTGGGTCGGGCCAACTACTGGTGGCTGCTCCCCGGCGTGGCCGTGTACTTCGTGGGCGTGTGGGTGCGCGCCTGGCGATGGCACTATCTGCTGCGCCCGCTCAAGGCCATCCCCACGCGCACCATGTTCCCCATCGTGACCATCGGCTACATGGGCAACAACATCTACCCCGCCCGCGCCGGGGAAGTGCTCCGCGCCGTGGTGCTCAAGCGGCGCGAAGGCGTGCCCATCTCCGCCTCGCTGGTCACCATTTTGGTAGAGCGGGTGTACGACGGCGTGGTCATGCTCGGTTTCGTCTTCCTCAACCTGCCCCGGCTGGCTGCCCTCGGCGGCGACTCGGGCTTCGTGGGCAGCATCCGCGACTTGGCCCTCTGGGGCAGCGGTGCCTTCTTTGGGGTGCTGGCCCTCTTCCTGCTGGCGGCCATGTTCCCCCAACGGGCCGAGCAGGTGCTCCATGGGATGGCCCGACGCCTTCCCCAAGGGATCCGGGAAAAGACCCTCGGCCTGGGGTTGCGCTTCCTGCAAGGGCTGGAATCCCTGCGCTCGCCGCGGGAGGCCCTGATGGTCTTCGTCACCTCGGTGCTGATCTGGCTGTTGGAGACGGGCAAATACTGGTTCGTGATGCACGCCTTCCCTTTCCAGGTGGATTTCTTCACCCTGATGTTGATGAACGGCATCGTAAACCTGGCCACCACGCTACCCTCGGCGCCGGGGTATGTAGGGACCTTCGACACTCCGGGGATCGCCGTCTTGCGCGCGGCTGAGGTGGCGGGCGAGGTGGCGGCAGCCTACACGCTGGTATTGCACGCCGCCTTGTGGCTGCCCATTACCGCCCTGGGCGGCTACTACGCCCTGCGTGAGGGCATTCAGACCACCGGGTACGCGGAGGCAGCCGAATGAACATCGCCATCGTCGGCGCTGGCGTGGCCGGCATGAGTGCGGCCTATGACCTGCTTCGCGCCGGACATCAAGTGACCCTGTACGAAGCCGACGCCCAGGTGGGCGGGCTGGCCGGGGGATTCAAAGCCCCCCACTGGGACTGGTCCATGGAGAAGTTCTACCACCACTGGTTCGCTTCGGACCAGCACATCCTCGGGCTGATTCGGGAGTTGGGTTGGGAGGACAAGGTACGTTTCCCTCGACCGGTGACCGTGGTTTACCACCAGGGGAAGTTCTATCCTTTTGATTCGCCCTTTGCCGTGCTCCGCTACCCCGGCCTGCGCTGGCCCGACAAGGTGCGCTTCGGCCTGGTGGGGCTCTACCTGCGCCTCACCCCCCGCTGGCAACCTCTGGAACGCCACACGGCCCACGAGTGGCTGCGCCGCACCTTAGGCGAACGCGCCTATACGGCGCTCTGGGAGCCTCTGCTGGTGGGCAAGTTCGGGCGTCATTACCGCGAGGTGAACATGGCCTGGTTCTGGGCCCGCCTGCACGCCCGCACGCCGCGCTTAGGCACCTTCGAGGGCGGCTTTCAGGCCTTTTTGGACGCCTTTGCCGGGCGCCTGCGGCGGATGGGGGCGGAAATTCGCCTCCGAACCCCCGTGGAGCGCATCCTGCCGGAGCCCAAGGGGACCGGCCGCGGCCTGCAGGTCGTGCCCGCCCCGGCGTCAGGGGCCACGCCCCAAACCTACCACCAAGTGCTGGTCACCGTGTCCCCGGCGGGAATGGCCCACATGGCCCCAACCCTGCCCGCGGATTATCTGGAAGGCCTGCTTAAGCTGAGGAGCCTGGGGGCAGTGGTGCTCATCCTGGCCCTCAAACAGCGTCTCTCGCGCGAGGGGTACTACTGGTACAACATTCCCAAGGCCACTGGCTTCCCCTTCCTGGCCCTGGTGGAGCACACCAACTTCCTCTCCGCCGCCCACTTCGGCGGCGACCACATCGTGTACTGCGGCGATTATCTGGACCCCGAACACGAATACTTCCGCCTGAGCAAAGAGGAACTGTTGGAGCATTTTCTGCCCGCGCTGCAACGCATCAACCCCGACTTTCGGCCCGACTGGGTGCGGGGCGTCTGGCTGTTCCGCGCCAAGTACGCGCAGCCGGTGCCGCTGGTGAACCACTCACGCCACATCCCTGCCATCCGCACCCCCTTGCCGGGGCTGTATTTTGCCAGCATGTCCCAGGTCTATCCCTGGGACCGAGGGACCAACTTCGCGGTGGAAATCGGCCGCCGGGCCGCGCGGATGATGCTGGAAGACCACGGCGACTCCGCCGCGTAGCGTCCCCTGCGTCTCCCAGGCCTCAAAAACGAAAAAGGTGCCGGCGGGGGATCGGGGATCATGGTATACTCTTTTCAGCCTTTCTTGAGCAGCCCTGGAGGAAAGGATGTCCCAGAAGACGTTACTCCAAGACCCGGAATTTCAACAGGCCTTGGAACAACTTATCGCCGAGAAAATCGCGCACTTCGTGCGGCAGAACGAACTGCGGGCGCGGGAACTTGCGCTCATAGAGCGGGTCGTTCGAGTAGAAGAGGAGCTCAAAGCACTCCGAGAAATTGAGCAAGCCCGCTTTGAGGCCATAGAGAAGCGTTTCGAGGCCTCAGAAAAACGCTTCGAGAGCCTTCAGCGCGAGATGATCGCCCGCTTTGAAGCCATGGACCAACGCTTTGAAGCCTCGGAAAAACGCTTTGAAGCCTCGGAAAAACGCTTCGAAAGCCTCCAGCGGGAGATGAACGCCCGCTTCGAGAGCCTCCAACGCGAAATGAACGCCCGTTTCGAGGCTGTGGACAAGCGCCTTGGGATGATGCAGTGGACGATGGGGGTGGGCTTCACCGTGATCACGGTGCTCATCACGCTGAGCAATTTCCTGCTGCGGTAGCGGGGGAAACTTGAGGCTTCCAAGAGCGCAAAGGGCCGGTTCAATCTGCGTAAGGGCCACTCCATCCGACTCACGACGCAACGACTCACGGACATACGATTCCCTCTTCACACCCCCAAAAACCGCCTGTGTTGCAGTTCCCACAGGCGGCGGTAGAGGCCGCCCTGGGCCAGCAAGGACGCATGGGTGCCCCGCTCGACGATGCGCCCGTGGTCGAGCACCAGAATCTCGTCCAGGCGGTCCATCGCCAGCAGGCGGTGGGTGATCCAGATCGTGGTGCGGCCCTCCATCGCCACGAACAGGGCCTCCAGCACCTGCTGCTCGGTTACCGGGTCGAGGTGGGCGGTAGGTTCGTCCAGCAGCAGGATGGGCGCGTCCTTGAGCAGCGCGCGGGCGATGGCGATACGCTGGCGTTCCCCGCCCGATAGGCGCATCCCCTGCTCGCCGATGTAGGTGTCGTATCCCTGGGGCAGGCGCAGGATGACCTCATGGATGCGGGCGCGGCGGGCCGCGGCTTCGATTTCCTCCTGGGTGGCGTCGGGTTTGGCCAAGCGCAGGTTCTCCCACACCGTGGCGTTGAACAAATAGGTTTGCTGCGACACCACGGCAAAGTGCGCTCGCACTTCGTCGGGATCCAAAGCCTTGAGGCTTATCCCGCCCAAACGAATCTCCCCCTGCTCATAATCCCAAAAGCGAAGCAGCAGGTTAGCGATGGTGGTCTTGCCCGCACCGCTGGGGCCGACGATGCCGATGGCCGCGCCCTGGGGCACGCGCAGCGATACCCCGCGCAAGGCCGGTTGGTCGCTGCCGGGGTAGGTGAAGGTGAGGTCACGGATGTCGAGGGCGGGGGGCAACGCCCTCGCTCCTCCCCCCTCGCTCCCCCTTTCCCTTTCCCTGGGGGAAAGGGAAGGGGGGAAGGCCGCGTCGCGCGGCAGCGGGGCAGCGGACAGGGGAGAGGGGTGAGGGCCCACATCCACCACCTCAAAGAGACGAGCGGCAGCGGTGCGCACGCTCTCCCACATCTGGGCCGCCGCGGGCAGGGGAGTAGCGGCCTCGAAGGCGGCCAGGGTGAGCAACCCTAAAGCGCCCAGCATCACTCCCCCGATGCGCCCCTCGCGCACCAGGGGGATGCTCAGCACCACCACGCCCCACAAGGCCAGGTCGGCCAGCAGGCCGCTCAGGCCGGTATGGGCCGCGCTGAGCAAGGCTAAGCGGCGCTGGGCGCGGGCGTAGGCCTCGTCCACCTGGGCGATGCGCTCCCCGTGGGCCGCTGCCCGGTCGTAGGCCAACAGGTCGGCCAAGCCCTGAATGCCGCCCACCAGCAGGGCGCTGAGTTGGCCGCGCAGGGCGACCAACCGCTGCCCCGACCCCCGGCTGAGGTGACGCACCACCCAGGGCAACAGCGCCCCGGCGGTGACAAAGGCCACTAAAGCCACCACAGCCAATTGCGGGCCATAGGCGGCTAGAAAAAGCCCCACGCCCAGGGCGGTCAACCCGGCCACCAGCACCGGCGCCACCACCCGCACATACAGGTTTTCCAACGTCTCCACATCGCCCACCACGCGGGCCAGCAGGTCCCCGGCACGATAAGTCATCAGCCGGGCCGGGGCCAGAGGCTCGATGCGGCGGTAGAACCACACCCGCAGCCGGGCCAGCAGCAAAAAGGTCACATTGTGAGAGACCAACCGCTCGGCGTAGCGGAACACCGCCCGGCTAATGCCGAAAAAGCGCACGCCCACGATGGCCACCTGCAATGCGGCCAAATCAGGGTGCAGGGCAGCCATGGCGATCAACCAGGCCGAAGTGCCCATCAAGGACACATTGGCCCCGATGGTGAAGGCGCCCAGGAGCACCGAGAGAGCAACCCAGCCTTCATACCCGCGCAGGAAGCCCAACAACCGCCTCAGGATGGGCCCTTTCCCCTGGGGTTCGGCATCGGGCCCAGGGGGTCCGACCTGGGCGGGCCCCAGGGGGATATCTCCTCTCTCCCCACTCTTCTCCCCACCCTTGCCAAGGGAGGGAAGGGGATGCCCGGCGAAGACGGGCGGGAGTGGGGTGAGACTCGTAGCCGTCACCATGTGGGCATACAGCCCCTTACGGGCCAACAGTTCCTCATGGGTACCCTGCTCTCCCACACGGCCTTGGTCCAAAACCACAATGCGCGTAGCATCGCGCACGGTGTGCAGCCGGTGGGCGATGACGACCACGGTGCGTCCTTCCATCAAGCGGCGGGTGCTGGCTTCCAGTTGAGCTTCGGTCTCTGGRTCRAGGTGSGAGGTSGGYTCRTCRAGGATGAGNAAAGGGNGCRTCCTTGAGAAARGCRCGGGCCARAGCCAGGCGCTGRGCCTGACCGCCGCTGAGGCGCGAACCGGCCTCGCCGATGGGGGTCTGCAGGCCCTGAGGCAGGGTGYGGACGAAATCCTCCAGGTGRGCGGCCYGCAGGGCGCGGTGCAGTTCSGCRGGGGTAGCATCGGGCTTGCCCAGRCGCAGGTTGGCYTCCAGCGTGTCGTGGAAGAGGTGRGGCYGCTGGGGCACCCAGGCMAGGCGGTCGGGGGGCGGGGGGSCTTCTACCACAGTACCGTCGGCGTAGTGGGTGCGGATRCAGCCTTCGGTAGGCTGCAAAAAGCCCAGCAACAGGCCCACCAGGGTGCTCTTGCCTGCACCGCTGGGGCCCACCAGGGCCAGGCGCTCACCAGCGGCGATGCGCAGGCTGACCTCACGCAGGGCAGGCCGAGGCTCACCGGGATAGGTGAAGGTGACCCGATCCAGTTCCACGGCCACGATGGGGGCCTGGGGCGCGGCGGGGCGCTGCGCGGGGCGCAGGGGTTGCGCGTCCAGAATCTCAAAGATACGCCGGGCCGCCGTGACGCCATCCATCCCCGCGTGGAAACGCAGCCCTAACAGACGGAAGGGCAGGTAGAATTCGGGTGCCAGGATGAGCACAAAGAAGGCGCTCTGAAAGGCCATCTTGGCGTAGAGCAGGCGCAGGCCCACCTCAACGGCGACGATGGCCGTGCTGATGGTGGCCAGCAGTTCCAGGGCAAAGGCCGAGAGGAAGGTGAGCCGCAGCACGCCTAAGGTGGCCCGGCGGTAGCGGTCGCTCACCTCGGCGATGGTGTCGGCGTAGTCCTTGGAGCGTCCCAGAAGTTTGAGGGTGGTCAGCCCCTGCAGGGTGTCGAGGAAATGCGCCGAGAGGCGGCTCAGGGTGAGGTACTGACGGCGGGTGACGGCCTCGGCTCCCTTGCCGATGAGCACCATGAAGAAGGGAATAAGCGGGGCGGTGAGCAACATGACCGCGCCCGAAAGCGCATCATGGGAGAAAACGAAGAAGAGGATGGTCAGGGGGATGAGGGCGGTGACCACCACCTGGGGCAGGTACTGGCTGAAGTAAGCGTCCAGGGCTTCGATGCCTTCCACGGCGGTGGCGGTGAGTTCACCAGTGCGCTGCCCACGGGTGTAGAGAGGGCCGAGGGCCTGCAGGTGGGCGAAGAGACGGCGACGCAGGTCGCTCTTCACCCGCACCGCAATGGCTTTGGCACCGATCTCGTGCAGGCCGCCGAGCGAGGCGCGCGCCAGCATAAGGAGCAACAAACGGCGCAGCAGGGGCCACACCTGGGCAAGGTCGGCCCCACCGAGGAAGACGGCATCCACAATGCGGCTGAGCACCCAGGCCTGGGCAATCGTCAACACCCCGGCGAGCCAGATGGTGCCGATAGTGAAGGCAAAGGTACGGCCTGTGCCGCGGGCTAAGGCAATCAGACGACGGTGCATGGGAACAGGAACCAAAAAAGGGGGGTGAAGGGTCCCCCCCCCACCCCCGAAGATGGTCTCCTGAGCTTAGTAGACCATTTTCTCACCGGTGACGCGGCCCCGAAAGATCCAATAGGTCCAGGCCACGTATGCCAGCACGAACGGCAAGAAGATGAGGGAGACAATGGTCATTACCTTCAGAGTATAAGGTGACGATGCAGCGTTGTAGATGGTTAGGCTGTACTCCGGCTTGATGGTGGAGATGAGAAGGCGCGGGTAAAGCCCGGCAAACACCATAATGGTGGCGAGGGCGATGGTCAGCGCACCGCTGAGGAAAGCCCTGCCAAAGGCTCCCTGCTTGACGAAAACGCCAACCAGGACGAGCAGCAACGCCGCAATGGCCGCGGGAATCAGGCCACCGCTGGTCAGAATATCGGTGGCAAAGAAGGCCCAGAGCACGAAGACCACCGTGGCGATTAGGGCGACCACCCAAGCCTTGAAAGCCGTCTCCTTCGCCCGGGCTTCCACGTCCCCTGTCGTGCGCAACGCCAAATAATTGGCCCCATGCATGACAAAAAGGGCAACAAAGGTGATCCCTGCCCACAGAGCGAAGGGGTTGAGCAAGGGCAACAGGCCACCCCAATAGTTCATATTCTCATCAATGGCCATCCCGCGCATCAGGT encodes the following:
- the cydB gene encoding cytochrome d ubiquinol oxidase subunit II, which encodes TVLFIGFFVLEGFDYGVGMLLPFLGKKDEERRVIINTIGPVWDSNEVWLITAGGAMFAAFPQVYATLFSGAYLVLTLMLIFLILRGVAFEFRSKNPEARWRTTWDWMIFIGSLGAAVLWGAVVGNLMRGMAIDENMNYWGGLLPLLNPFALWAGITFVALFVMHGANYLALRTTGDVEARAKETAFKAWVVALIATVVFVLWAFFATDILTSGGLIPAAIAALLLVLVGVFVKQGAFGRAFLSGALTIALATIMVFAGLYPRLLISTIKPEYSLTIYNAASSPYTLKVMTIVSLIFLPFVLAYVAWTYWIFRGRVTGEKMVY